One window from the genome of Melospiza georgiana isolate bMelGeo1 chromosome 13, bMelGeo1.pri, whole genome shotgun sequence encodes:
- the PLIN1 gene encoding perilipin-1 — protein sequence MTVKKTQALQDGSAKENVLQRVLQLPVVSSTCQTLQRKYSSTKESHPLMASVCEVYERGVQGAGALAMWGMEPVVRRLEPQFAVANNLACRGLDHLEEKIPALQYPVDKLASELKDTISCPLQSAKSTIGSSMDKIIELAAEGYEATKSTVETTAKYTRKNSVTQMAAAGVDTALGGLEKLMEYLLPEEDEEADKKPKKKHLSTPKVSQHAPSAPSTLGRIGALVSTVSQRAYQQTTQSLQRAKTKGQELASWIPILGSLAKPSAPAAPQPRSDGQGWLTRRHSKAPEQKQEKAGKKDTNHAKAGQDPGLVGSVAHNLQSACASGISSVKKVPAVAWDAAEGLILFTPRRLSRAMETVDALGGTLVSAPKHLLGTLYSYVPLRRQSVKEEEASRASKTNTEKKEKKEKEEEEETKPAAPSSEEKSQLRSDWRLYRGHHPLSFLGLEDPLFLRHGYYRSPALEPEYPFPRKSAFSPYNRRVSEGSYRFSPESMYSRAYYGSLYSPVYKKD from the exons ATGACGGTGAAGAAGACTCAGGCTCTGCAGGATGGAAGTGCCAAG GAGAACGTGCTGCAGagggtgctgcagctgcccgTGGTGAGCTCGACGTGCCAGACGCTGCAGCGCAAGTACAGCAGCACCAAGGAGTCGCACCCGCTGATGGCCTCGGTGTGCGAGGTGTACGAGCGCGGCGTGCAGGGCGCCGGCGCCCTGGCCATGTGGGGCATGGAGCCCGTGGTGCGCCGCCTGGAGCCGCAGT TCGCTGTGGCCAACAACCTGGCTTGCCGGGGCTTGGACCATCTAGAGGAGAagatccctgctctgcagtACCCTGTTGACAAG CTCGCATCTGAACTGAAGGACACCATCTCCTGCCCCCTCCAAAGTGCCAAAAGCACcattggcagctccatggataAGATCATCGAGCTGGCGGCGGAGGGCTATGAGGCCACCAAGAGCACAGTGGAAACGACAGCCAAATACACAAGGAAGAACTCAGTGACCCagatggcagctgcaggggtcgacacagccctgggagggcTGGAGAAGCTGATGGAATACCTGCTGCCAGAGGAGGATGAAGAAGCAG ATAAGAAGCCCAAAAAGAAACATCTGTCAACACCAAAGgtgtcccagca tgctcccagtgctcccagcacccTGGGCCGGATTGGTGCTTTGGTCAGCACCGTGTCCCAGCGCGCTTACCAGCAAAccacccagagcctgcagcGTGCCAAAACcaaggggcaggagctggcctCCTGGATCCCCATCCTG GGAAGCCTGGCCAAGCCgagtgcccctgcagccccccagccccgcagtgacgggcagggctggctgacCCGGCGCCACAGCAAGGCACCCGAGCAGAAGCAGGAGAAGGCAGGCAAGAAGGACACCAACCACGCCAAG GCGGGACAGGACCCTGGGCTCGTGGGCAGCGTGGCTCACAACCTGCAGAGCGCCTGCGCCTCGGGCATCTCCAGCGTGAAGAAGGTGCCGGCCGTGGCCTGGGATGCGGCGGAGGGCTTGATCCTCTTCACGCCCCGCAGGCTGTCCAGGGCCATGGAGACTGTGGATGCTCTCGGGGGAACCCTCGTCAGTGCCCCTAAGCATCTGCTGGGCACCCTGTACAGCTATGTGCCG CTCCGCAGGCAGTCggtgaaggaagaagaagcatcCAGGGCCAGCAAGACCAACAcggagaagaaagagaagaaggagaaggaggaggaggaggagaccaAGCCCGCTGCCCCCTCCAGCGAGGAGAAATCGCAGCTGAGGAGTGACTGGCGGCTGTACCGTGGCCATCACCCCCTGTCCTTCCTGGGGCTCGAGGACCCCCTGTTCCTGCGGCACGGCTACTAccgcagccctgccctggagcccGAGTACCCGTTCCCAAGGAAATCCGCCTTCTCCCCCTACAACAGGAGGGTCAGTGAGGGCTCCTACCGCTTCAGCCCCGAGTCCATGTACAGCCGGGCCTACTACGGCAGCCTCTACAGCCCTGTCTACAAGAAGGACTGA
- the PEX11A gene encoding peroxisomal membrane protein 11A: protein MEGFVGFTNRSQGRDQVFRATQYTCMLLSYLIENKADKKKLVMKLKQLESSMSSGRKMFRLGNVVHALVAARRAAELPEVVPRLCLTGSHLSRALYFVCDAALWLRSVGLQPHLDKPKWHTWATKCYYCSLLMNLARDWYEISWRLEQAALEEKAKENCAWQRDGEELNGVRSDGLHSFLCQLFQILKRNPPLLLDLVKNLCDLSGPLDTLGIYKTNPGVIGFCGVLSSLVGILTLASPQLKLKQ from the exons ATGGAGGGCTTCGTGGGCTTCACCAACCGCTCTCAGGGCCGCGACCAGGTCTTCCG agCCACTCAGTACACATGCATGTTGCTTAGCTATTTAATAGAGAATAAAGCCGATAAAAAGAAGCTGGTAATGAAACTCAAGCAGTTGGAATCTAGCATGAGCTCTGGCCGGAAAA TGTTCAGGCTGGGCAATGTGGTGCACGCCTTggtggcagccaggagagctgcagagctgccagaggtGGTGCCTCGCCTGTGCCTCACGGGCTCCCACCTCAGCCGGGCCCTGTACTTCGTGTGCGACGCCGCGCTCTGGCTCCGCAGCGTCGGCCTCCAGCCACACCTCGACAAGCCCAAGTGGCACACCTGGGCCACCAAGTGCTACTACTGCTCCCTGCTGATGAACCTGGCCAGGGACTGGTATGAGATCTCCTGGAGGCTGGAACAGGCTGCGCTGGAAGAAAAGGCCAAGGAGAATTGTGCCTGGCAGAGAGACGGCGAGGAGCTAAACGGCGTGAGGAGCGATGGTTTGCACAGTTTTCTCTGCCAGCTCTTTCAGATACTGAAAAGGAATCCTCCTTTGCTGCTGGACTTGGTGAAGAACCTCTGTGATCTCTCGGGCCCTTTGGATACGCTGGGAATCTACAAGACCAACCCGGGAGTGATTGGTTTCTGCGGCGTGCTCTCCTCCCTGGTGGGGATCCTCACGTTAGCAAGCCCACAACTGAAGCTGAAACAGTGA
- the WDR93 gene encoding WD repeat-containing protein 93 — translation MAVNSRQHPLEIPPPSAKDWPKEEEENFFLLDPDRKRDVLPQPFRMIHKLVMQVFERAVEIIEEREMLREAQKRKVQPTKCFPTAEFQVTERANCLAASGKYIFVGLSVGLAAFSRCDLKDVCAWDAAQREICAIHASALGNEGHVLLAVDEMGLAWLFCFHRESFLLIKALNEVEDISQRSLCVEVVLSRGGDYAGILLQDSAEAWLEIYQLPKDSWLTEMEENSRAAEELAGSERRSSSSPVELRVPAIQAGLDIKLDLPELLLTVRPPKPITGTSFKGPLDALKEVGDGSTFGLGYNHLIKDSQWELQDAIFCSTYQEYLEAEGVTKEEMPRYATFHFLLPSRILMAPEVEVEPDIPVGVGVHWYGNHNFCLYLLNPSLKDKADSDLKPDLVWPCAAPIACSAVSSCSRYLALAGEDATITIWDKHLGYPLSVTAILEERFIRSIHFLYGSSVASDETCGADPVCAIVQLLVLCTDSSFYLVRAPKAGKSSITLLADRPENPNLTVSAVMPVLAFPSAVLIFCWDGTVSLMNTDTSQTVYCFCTPPSHAVAPAWQPVFTVDSANSCLLLRGDEHQHVDEFFQSKATHSTIFVYDFNSYPLKEAVPKKPDLRFKPTQELQWTERCNIYLRDRFRFLPERQEVLLEMEKQKYWDCLQARAAAMDKEREKVKGEKKQ, via the exons ATGGCAGTGAATAGCCGGCAGCATCCCCTGGAGATTCCCCCGCCATCTGCAAAGGACTGGCcgaaggaagaggaggaaaatttCTTCCTGCTGGATCCCGATCGAAAGCGCGatgtgctgccacagcccttCAGGATGATCCACAAACTGGTGATGCAGGTTTTTGAGCGTGCTGTGGAAATCATTGAAGAAAGGGAGATGCTCCGAGAAGCACAAAAACGAAAGGTGCAGCCCACAAAGTGCTTTCCTACAGCTGAGTTCCAG GTAACTGAAAGAGCCAATTGCCTTGCAGCGTCTGGAAAATACATCTTTGTGGGTCTCTCCGTGGGTCTGGCTGCCTTCAGCAGGTGTGACTTGAAGGATGTCTGTGCTTGGGATGCAGCCCAGAGAGAGATCTGTGCCATCCATGCCTCAGCCCTGGGCAACGAGGGCCACGTCCTGCTGGCTGTGGATGAAATGG GGCTTGCCTGGCTCTTCTGCTTCCACAGGGAAAGCTTCCTGCTCATTAAAGCCCTGAATGAAGTG GAGGACATCAGCCAGCGAAGCCTTTGTGTGGAGGTGGTGCTGTCCCGAGGAGGTGATTATGCAGGAATCCTGCTGCAAG ACAGCGCAGAAGCTTGGCTGGAGATCTACCAATTGCCTAAGGACTCCTGGCTGACAGAGATGGAAGAGAACTcaagagctgcagaggagctggctgGCAGTGAGAGGAGGTCGAGCTCCTCACCTGTG GAGCTTCGTGTGCCTGCAATCCAAGCTGGATTGGATATAAAGCTGgatctcccagagctgctgctgacagtgAGGCCACCCAAACCCATTACAG GCACCAGTTTTAAGggccctttggatgccttgaaggAAGTGGGTGATGGCAGCACATTTGGCTTGGGGTACAACCACCTAATCAAGGATtcccagtgggagctgcaggatgcaATCTTCTGTAGCACCTACCAGGAGTATCTGGAGGCTGAGGGAGTGACCAAGGAGGAGATGCCCAG ATATGCTACCTTTCATTTCCTCCTTCCTAGCCGGATCCTGATGGCACCAGAAGTGGAAGTAGAGCCAG ATATTCCAGTTGGCGTTGGAGTGCATTGGTATGGAAACCACAATTTCTGCTTGTACTTACTCAACCCTTCCCTCAAGGACAAAGCAG ACTCTGATCTGAAGCCTGATCTTGTGTGGCCATGTGCAGCTCCAATTGCATGCTCAGCTGTCAGTTCCTGCTCCAGGTACCTGGCACTGGCAGGTGAAGATGCAACAATAACTATTTGGGATAAGCACCTAG gaTACCCACTGTCTGTGACTGCCATTCTAGAGGAACGTTTCATCCGTAGCATCCACTTTCTGTATGGTTCTTCAGTTGCCAGTGATGAGACATGTGGTGCAGACCCTGTCTGTGCCATCGTACAGCTCCTAGTGCTGTGTACAGACAGCTCTTTCTATTTGGTGAGAGCACCCAAGGCTGGCAAGTCCAGCATCACACTCCTGGCAGACAG GCCTGAAAATCCAAATCTTACGGTCAGTGCAGTGATGCCTGTCCTGGCCTTCCCCAGTGCA GTCCTGATCTTCTGCTGGGATGGCACAGTGTCCCTGATGAACACTGACACATCCCAGACTGTCTACTGCTTCTGCACCCCACCTTCTCATGCTGTGgcccctgcctggcagccagTGTTCACAGTGGATAGTGCCAACAGCTGCTTGCTGCTCCGAG GAGATGAGCACCAGCATGTAGATGAATTTTTCCAGAGCAAAGCCACTCACAGCACCATCTTCGTTTATGACTTCAACTCCTACCCACTGAAGGAGGCTGTCCCAAAGAAACCAGATTTGCGTTTCAAACCCACGCAGGAACTGCAGTGGACTGAGAGATGTAACATTTATTTACGTGATAGGTTTCGCTTTCTGCCCGAGAG GCAGGAGGTACTGCTGGAAATGGAGAAGCAGAAATACTGGGATTGTCTGCAGGCACGGGCAGCTGCCATGgacaaggagagagagaaagtgaagggagagaagaagcagtaG
- the LOC131088960 gene encoding ras-related and estrogen-regulated growth inhibitor-like protein produces the protein MGLRLPLRRSTSFTPDHPALMEVPGPAALKMEANVLVMGADNVGKSALTVRFLTRRFIGEYGDMEFIYSHNLTVDGREILLHIWDVPNSQEQAEDGSSEEKRIQWADSFVLVYSICDRASFNILPLKVQFIKAAKEGQSQEKVPIVIVGNKRDLHHQREVSSEEGRLLALSLDCGFYEVSAAEAYHGALMVFHGLAKLIPDTKLALKKGTGIRGIVKTMSAVFARKRTDSL, from the exons ATGGGGCTCCGGCTCCCCCTGCGCCGCAGCACCAGCTTCACCCCCGACCACCCTGCCCTCATGGAGGTGCCTGGCCCCGCTGCCCTGAAGATGGAAGCGAACGTCCTTGTCATGGGAGCAGACAACGTAGGGAAATCAG CTCTGACCGTGCGTTTCCTGACCCGGCGCTTTATTGGAGAGTACGGGGACATGG AATTCATCTACAGCCACAACCTGACTGTGGACGGCCGAGAGATTCTCTTACACATCTGGGACGTCCCCAATTCCCAG gagcaggcagaggatgGCTCCTCGGAGGAGAAGCGAATCCAGTGGGCAGACAGCTTTGTCCTGGTCTACAGTATCTGTGACCGTGCCAGCTTCAACATCCTGCCCCTCAAAGTGCAGTTCATCAAGGCTGCCAAGgaggggcagagccaggagaagGTGCCCATTGTCATTGTGGGCAACAAGCGGGACCTGCACCACCAGCGGGAGGTGTCCAGCGAGGAGGGCCGGCTCCTGGCCCTCTCCTTAGACTGCGGCTTCTACGAGGTCTCTGCAGCTGAGGCTTATCACGGGGCCCTCATGGTCTTCCACGGACTGGCCAAGCTCATCCCAGACACCAAGCTGGCCCTGAAGAAGGGCACAGGGATCCGGGGCATCGTCAAGACCATGTCAGCTGTGTTTGCCCGAAAGCGAACGGACTCtctctga